From Equus przewalskii isolate Varuska chromosome 2, EquPr2, whole genome shotgun sequence:
TGTAGGCCAGGCGGTCACTCCACCCCCAAAACATCCAGGCACTATTCTTGGTACTTTACATATATTCGCTCATTTAATCATCAGCTTTCCAGTAGTCTCCAAATTACAGATAAGAATTTGAAgcaaaaagaagtgaaatgacttgcccaaagtcacacagctagtacatgGCAGAGCCAGCTAGATCCAGAGTCCACTCCTCTAACTTAAAAGTAATATTTGGATTGGAAGCAAAGTTTATTCTTgagaagaaatttttagaaatgcttGTAAGTAAAATGAACTTGAAGTAAAAATGTATGTCTCATGATATAGTAGTTACTACTGTTAAATCTCTCAATTATAAAAGCTGTATAGTTTTTAAATGTCACAAATAGCCTATTTTATATTCATAGGAAATTGGAGCCTGTCAGAGTAACCGTAGCTGCAACTATTTGATAAAAGTTATCACTACGAAGTGGCTTGTTTCTTCGTTGTGTAGTTGATACAGTGACATTTGGAGCAAATGctgtaaaaacattttttgctGGTTCTAAAACCTTATAGTTTCTGGTACTTACATAAATCTTAGTTATCTGAATCTTACAGCCAGAATTTAATGTGTCACATTGCATTAGGTCATAAATGTACTTCTGTAACATACTATTCTTGTTTGGAACTGTTGTGATTTAAGTAAATTCTGTTTCCCTTAGTGGGATAGTGAGTGTTTAGGTATGGTTGTAGCAAGTGTTGTGACATTTGAATGACAAAATATTGGAAGGGAGATTACCTGAGAAAggttataaattttcctctttaaaaattttgtacttTGTGAAATTTACTTTCAGGAAATGTTTTCTGGAATAATGAAGCGGAAGAAGGCAGAATGATTAAAGATTATTACTAATGGGAAGACTGGCAGAATTCCTGTGTTGAACATTCTACCACTTGAGCcttaaagtgatttttattgtttcttttgtctctttacCATTTTAAGCccgttcctttttttttgttgaagtttttttttttttatgtacaAATAACTAGCATCATTTCTGCCGTCGGTAGATGTCTCGAATAACCCATTCGTGGAAGGTCACTCAGTCCAACTTCACGAAGCCGATGTCCTTGGCGTACTGGCGGAAGCACTGGCGGCACATGTTGAGGCCGTACTTCCAGATCAGGCCGTGCCTGTTCGAGCAGACGCATTAAGCCCCTTCCACTATTGCCTTTTTGTGTTTCTTAGTGggaaagaaagctggaaaggCTGTGTGTGTTAACTTGTATGCATACACATATCTTGTAGATACACTGTCTGTCCCGGACCCCTGGCAGCTGTCACCCAAGCTGTGTGAATCAAATACACTTGACTAGGGACTTGCATGTGGAGTGAAAGATGCAAAGAAGCAAGGACAGTTTAGAATTCATTCCATCAGCTGGTAGCAGTGGCATTGCTAGCAGAGCAGTTTCCTAAGCATGCTCTTCCTGTGGTGTGACCTTGGTTGATGATTTTGACTGCTGAGTTTTACTTGGTTACTGCAGGTTTGCCAGGTCAAAGAAGTTCTCATTCATTCTCTGAACTCCCAGTATCctgataaattccttttctgcttcatcGACCTaaacatggtttctttttttcagccAAAGATCCTGACTTGTGAAATTGGCTAATATAATTTGCTCCTTCTAGAAGATTTTGTTACTGGTTCTATATAGGGTAGTCTCCTAACTCGTGAAGTGAAAAACTTCCATGCATGTCTgtctttttttgaggaggaggaggattagccccgagctaacatctgctgc
This genomic window contains:
- the LOC139078950 gene encoding small ribosomal subunit protein uS14-like, giving the protein CVCSNRHGLIWKYGLNMCRQCFRQYAKDIGFVKLD